The following nucleotide sequence is from Saccharothrix texasensis.
GCTACGAGCGGCTACGGGAGTTCTGGGGCGAGCTCGCGCGCCGCGAACGGCACGGCTAGCAGCACGCGGGCCCCCACGGCCGCCGCCGCGGCCACGAGCAGGGCGGCGGGCCAGCCGATGCCGACCGCGACCAACCCGGCCAGCGGGGGTGTGACGGTGGCGCTCAGGTAGTTGGCGGTGTTCTGCATGCCGAGCGCGATCCCGGTCCGGCCGGGAGGCGCCAGCTCGCCCGCCGCGGTGATCGCGACGCCGTTCCAGCACAGGGCCAGGGCGGCGGTGGGCACGAGGGCGCAGACCAGCGCCCAGACGGGCGCCCGGTCCAGGGCCGCGCAGAGCGCGAACCCGATCGCGATCAGCACGCTCAGCGCCTTCAGCGGCCGGACCCGGGTGGCGGCGCGGTCCGACCACACGCCGACGACCAGCCGGCCGATCCCGCCGCTGACCTGGGCGGCGGCGAACAGCCCCGCGGCCAGGCCCACGGCCACGCCCCGGTGGTCGTGCAGCAGCTCGACCATGAGTGCGGCGGCGGTGAACTGGGGCACGACGAGCAGGCCGCTCGCCGCGCTGAGCCGGATCAGGGCCGGGTCCTTGAGCACGACCCCGTGCCGCCCACCGCCCGCCCGCACCGCCCACGGCGGCTCCCGGACCCACAGCGCCACCGCGACCG
It contains:
- a CDS encoding MFS transporter, with the translated sequence MAQQRSASPGYRWVVLAVGAVAQGTNAAVFLGLPAITPQLRAHFGLSLPQVGMLLGAVNLGTMLTLVPWGAAADRRGERLVMAIGGFGAAGCLALAAVDGPVVAGLALVGVGLFGASVNAASGRAVLTWFPARRRGLAMGIRQTATPLGAALAAAVLPVVALRAGVPVAFLALAGFTAFVAVAVALWVREPPWAVRAGGGRHGVVLKDPALIRLSAASGLLVVPQFTAAALMVELLHDHRGVAVGLAAGLFAAAQVSGGIGRLVVGVWSDRAATRVRPLKALSVLIAIGFALCAALDRAPVWALVCALVPTAALALCWNGVAITAAGELAPPGRTGIALGMQNTANYLSATVTPPLAGLVAVGIGWPAALLVAAAAAVGARVLLAVPFAARELAPELP